A genome region from Polyodon spathula isolate WHYD16114869_AA chromosome 19, ASM1765450v1, whole genome shotgun sequence includes the following:
- the LOC121294638 gene encoding dmX-like protein 2 isoform X3 — protein MHLHQVLTGAVNPGDGCYSVGSVNDIPFTAYGSGCDIVILASDFECVQIIPGAKHGNIQVSCVECSHQLGRIAASYGNTVCIFEPVATNLHKRNNQLNYQWQKTGQFFLSSMTYNLAWDPQGNRILTATDRLQLWAPPSGDVLLEEDDGQAADDKLPPVLNDWICVWQCKTAVSVHIMKWSSDGEYFATAGKDDCLLKVWYPTTGWKSAVVIPYLPDRKSDAVHFSFVYLAHPRTVTGFSWRKTSKYMPRGSVCNVLLTSCQDGVCRLWSETLLPEDSLLGGQITESSTSSSSSLPHLGNQKDKIQHALETIHHFKHLRRGRRRSSALVAHTDLLPSQLGSHDVHRQISHHANALCHFHIAASINPSTAIPLAFAGTAFTPDEGNGGFVVHWLNNKELSFTSAMDLFMQQLRKMSEQQVEQGCEDLDQDILQKFDPELEDVSDKGSSEHEEGEQEGSTKASSPGSSASVPLPTVLLDRKMEALVNEWNRNPDMLFTIHPVDGSFLVWHVKYLDEYIPGIFRQVQVAFSSRIPVAFPTGDANSLSKNIMVYACTVTEEDSSGAGQQKKIKSIPHSASETNALGSGTGHSVVPVISPAVMMVSKHIDGSLNQWAVTFADKSSFSSVLTVSHKFRYCGHRFHLNDLACHTVLPLLLTSSHHNALLTPESENEWDAEKVKQKLQPFKPQKGFSRKQLKNAATRTFHDPNAIYSELILWRVDHIGPLSCTGGVSELARINSLHTSAFSNVAWLPTLIPSHCLGTYCNSASACFVASDGKNLRLYQAVVDARKLLDELSDPEISKLVGEVFNIVSQQSTARPGCIIELDVITNQCGSTTQLLHVFQEDFILGYKPRDESVAYEDLESSSFQTEQGYRPPLFSETFFLVVIAKDSNRRSVLQMWHLHLKSVQACASNTTPEQTFENKLTVPEQNNAESSPDTSPGQSPLPRSSSTANLQSASKLILSSKLVYSQPLDLPNDVEVIRATPSAGHLSSSSIYPVCLAPYLIVTTCSDSKVRFWHCIVEIDPSYEDPEEGRIYRWEPWSLMNEEDDSNSAVCVTGRPVAVSCSYIGRLAVAFKQLKQSSGCISKEFSMNVSIFECESTGGSEWVLEQTIHLDDLANVGHALDPRVSVDSNLCVYSKSDLYLNKDHHLTPNIKHFVHLDWLSKEDGSHILTVGVGSSILMYGRISGIVNEQTSSKDGVAVITLPLGGSIKQGIKSKWILLRSVDLVSSVDGKPSLPVSLSWVRDGILVIGMDCEMHVYAQWKQDKKRCGETEGDSLSSSENIAGQVDSRGFDTKACAMKHSVFDGPATAGDAFAAPTVLQDGGLFEAAHSLSPTLPQYHPTQLLELMDLGKVRRAKAILSHLVKCIAGEVAIVRDTEAGEGGARRHLSRTISVSGSTAKDTIIAGRDGVRDYTEIDSIPPLPLYALLSADLDTSYKIADESGKVRKGSESQRKLSGDQYEDLFQVQAVTTDDFVSFATEKKESKSRVINLSQYGLTYFGPEHARVLSSHLMHSSLPGLTRLEQMFLVALADTVATTSTEVGGSREKSCTGGETLDECGLRYLLAMRLHTCLLTSLPPLYRLQLLHQGVSTCHFAWAFHSEAEEEMLNMIPAMQRGDPQWPELRAMGVGWWVRNINTLRRTIEKVAKAAFQRKNDPLDAALFYLAIKKKAVLWGLFRSQHDDKMTQFFSHNFYEDRWRKAALKNAFSLLGKQRFEQAAGFFLLAGSLRDAIEVCLEKMEDIQLAMVVSRLYESDYEASPSYKGILNERVLGCLKDGSGFICSKLHPDPFLRSMSFWIMKDYTRALDTLLEQIPKEDDENPDVIVKSCNPVVFSFYNYLRTHPLLIRRHFTSPEGSLSTVGLTAEKSNADEINLIERKLFFTTANAHFKVGCPVLALEVLSKIPKVFKNTGSSLSKDTNVSASQPLENGGRASDLDWSQTGAASSTLDWGSSSEAATAVDWSQPLVKLEDDGLQLDWENDKDDEEDDEDDVGLTMKDSKSDEKITKQKDESIPKPPGLLRGDSAFESEVDVIAEQLKFRACLKILMTELRTLATGYEVDGGKLRFQLYNWLEKEIWALHQICNYKVEGKDSTNEVDKWKDSDSMELEGAVYKSDAGSYERHQLERQRLQAKQEHTERRKGWLRKNQALLRVFLSYCSLHGAQGGGVASVRMELIFLLQESQQETTVKQLQSPLPLPTTLPLLSASIAATKTVIANPVLHLSNHIHDIMYTIVQMDSPPHPNIHDDKTYTLHTQAASLSACIYQALCDSHSYSSQTETSQFTGMIYQGLLLSERRRLRTESIEEHATPSSLPAQWPGVTSLINLVKSAQDEDQPKLNVLLCEAVVAVYLSLLIHGLATHSSNELFRLAAHPLNNRMWAAVFGGGAKLIVKPKRSPEIAPAPPARTEEIDKHRRRFNMRMLVPGRPVKETVVPPPVPAERPTYKEKFVPPELSMWDYFVAKPFLPLSDSGALYDSDESLPSDDEDDDDAFLSDTQITEHLDPNSYSWALLRLVLVKLALHNVKNFFPVAGLEFSELPVTSPLGNGVIKTLENWEQILLEKINKFDGPPPNYINTYPSDVSSGGGPAILRHKAMLEPDNTPFKAKHYLAFPVKRLWHFLVKQDVLQDTLIRYIFTRKRKQSEVEADLGYPGGKAKVIHKESDIIMAFAVNKASNNEIVLASTHDVQEIDVSTLLAAQPYTWIGEEFDKESRSSDDLDHRSSHTNIAQASAPPFAPSQIPASASMPWLGSGQTSTGANVIMKRNLNNVKRMTSHPVYQYYLTGAQDGSVRMFEWGRPQQLACFRQAGNARVTRLYFNSQGNKCGVADGEGFLSLWQVNQTASNPKPYLSWQCHSKATSDFAFLTSSSLIATTGQSNDNRNVCLWDTLVSPNNSLVHAFPCHDNGATVLQYAPRQQLVISGGRKGFICIFDIRQRQLLHTFQAHDSAVKALAMDSTEDYFITGSAEGNMKVWKLTGHGLIYSFTHEHAKQSIFRNIGAGVVKIETGPGNRIFTCGADGTLKMRVLPDRYNVPASIFDIL, from the exons GCATATGGCTCAGGATGTGATATTGTCATTTTGGCAAGTGACTTTGAGTGTGTTCAGATCATTCCGGGTGCTAAGCATGGAAACATTCAAGTGAGCTGCGTGGAGTGTTCACATCAGCTGGGAAGG ATTGCAGCCTCCTATGGGAATACAGTGTGTATTTTTGAACCAGTTGCTACAAATCTCCACAAAAGAAACAAT CAGCTAAATTATCAATGGCAAAAGACAGGACAATTTTTCCTCAGTTCTATGACCTACAATTTGGCATGGGACCCACAAG GTAACCGGATATTAACAGCAACAGACCGACTGCAGCTTTGGGCGCCGCCGTCTGGTGATGTTCTTTTGGAGGAGGATGATGGTCAGGCTGCAGATGATAAATTACCACCAGTCTTAAATGACTGGATATGTGTCTGGCAGTGCAA GACTGCAGTGTCTGTTCATATTATGAAGTGGTCCTCTGACGGTGAATACTTTGCAACTGCAGGGAAG gatGACTGTCTATTGAAGGTGTGGTATCCAACCACTGGCTGGAAGTCTGCTGTTGTAATCCCATATCTCCCTGACAGAAAGTCAGACGCTGTCCATTTCTCCTTTGTGTACCTAGCACATCCTCGGACAGTGACAGGCTTTTCATGGCGGAAGACCAGCAAGTACATGCCTAG AGGGTCTGTGTGCAATGTGCTGCTTACTTCATGTCAAGATGGTGTCTGTCGGCTCTGGTCCGAAACCTTGTTACCAGAGGATAGTCTTCTTGGTGGCCAAATTACTGAAAGCAGCACTAGCTCCAGCAGCAGCCTTCCCCATCTCGGAAATCAGAAGGATAAGATACAGCATGCTCTGGAG ACAATTCACCACTTTAAACATCTGAGAAGAGGTCGGAGGAGATCTTCAGCTCTGGTCGCCCACACAGACCTGTTGCCGAGCCAGCTTGGCTCACATGATGTGCACAGGCAGATTTCTCACCATGCTAATGCACTCTGCCATTTTCACATTGCAGCAAGTATCAACCCTAGCACAG CTATTCCACTGGCTTTTGCTGGGACAGCTTTCACACCTGATGAAGGAAATGGGGGCTTTGTTGTTCATTGGCTTAACAATAAGGAACTTAGCTTTACATCTGCCATGGATTTGTTTATGCAGCAACTAAGAAAGATGTCTGAGCAGCAGGTGGAACAAGGATGTGAAGACCTTGATCAAGACATTTTACAGAAGTTTGATCCTG AACTGGAAGATGTTTCAGATAAAGGGTCATCCGAGCATGAAGAAGGGGAACAAGAAGGAAGTACCAAGGCATCATCCCCTGGCTCCAGTGCTAGTGTGCCACTCCCCACAGTGCTGCTTGATCGGAAAATGGAGGCACTTGTTAATGAGTGGAACAGGAATCCGGATATGCTTTTTACAATTCATCCTGTTGACGGCTCATTTTTAGTGTGGCATGTAAAGTACTTAGATGAATACATCCCAGGAATCTTCAGACAGGTCCAG gttgcaTTTTCTTCTCGCATTCCGGTAGCTTTTCCCACTGGAGATGCTAACTCGCTCAGTAAAAACATCATGGTGTATGCTTGTACAGTTACTGAAGAAGATTCAAGTGGTGCTGGGCAACAGAAGAAAATTAAAAGCATTCCTCACAGTGCATCAGAAACAAATGCACTTGGCTCTGGAACTGGCCATTCAGTGGTGCCTGTCATTAGTCCTGCAGTAATGATGGTGTCAAAACACATAGATGGATCCCTGAACCAGTGGGCTGTTACTTTTGCAGACAAGTCTTCCTTCTCATCAGTATTGACTGTCTCTCACAAATTTAGATATTGTGGACATCGCTTCCATCTTAATGACTTGGCCTGTCATACTGTACTTCCATTGTTGCTGACTTCTTCACATCATAACGCTTTGTTAACGCCTGAATCAGAGAACGAATGGGACGCTGAAAAAGTGAAGCAAAAACTACAGCCCTTCAAACCTCAGAAGGGTTTCTCGAGAAAGCAGCTGAAAAATGCAGCAACTCGAACATTTCATGACCCCAATGCAATCTACAGTGAGCTGATTCTCTGGCGTGTGGATCACATAGGACCCTTATCATGCACAGGAGGGGTGTCTGAGTTGGCACGAATTAACTCTCTGCATACTTCAGCCTTTTCTAATGTCGCTTGGCTTCCAACTCTGATACCAAGCCACTGTCTTG GAACTTACTGCAATTCTGCAAGTGCTTGCTTTGTGGCTTCCGATGGCAAGAACCTTCGGCTCTACCAAGCAGTGGTTGATGCTCGAAAACTTTTAGATGAACTTTCGGATCCTGAGATATCT aaacttGTTGGTGAGGTCTTTAATATTGTCAGCCAGCAGTCTACAGCTCGTCCTGGTTGTATTATTGAACTTGATGTCATTACAAAccag tgtgGCTCAACCACGCAACTTCTTCATGTCTTTCAAGAGGATTTCATCTTGGGTTATAAACCACGTGATGAGTCTGTAGCTTATGAGGATCTAGAATCTTCCAGTTTTCAGACAGAACAAG GGTACCGCCCTCCACTATTTTCAGAAACGTTTTTTCTTGTGGTAATTGCAAAGGACAGCAATAGACGTTCTGTTCTTCAAATGTGGCATCTCCATTTAAAATCTGTGCAGGCTTGTGCCA GTAATACAACACCTGAGCAGACGTTTGAGAACAAGCTCACTGTTCCAGAGCAAAACAATGCAGAGTCTTCTCCAGATACCTCCCCTGGCCAAAGCCCTCTTCCACGCTCTTCTTCAACAGCTAATCTTCAGTCTGCGAGCAAGCTTATCCTGAGTTCCAAATTAGTATACAGCCAACCGCTGGATCTTCCCAATGACGTTGAAGTTATCCGTGCTACACCTTCagcag ggcATCTTAGCTCCTCGTCAATTTACCCAGTCTGTCTCGCTCCCTATTTAATAGTGACAACCTGCTCCGACAGTAAGGTTAGGTTTTGGCACTGCATTGTGGAAATTGATCCAAGTTATGAAGATCCTGAAGAAGGACGCATTTACCGATGGGAACCATGGTCTTTAATGAACGAAGAAGATGACAGCaacagtgcagtgtgtgttaCAGGGAGGCCAGTGGCTGTCAGCTGTTCTTACATTGGTCGCCTTGCAGTTGCTTTTAAACAGCTAAAGCAAAGCAGTGGTTGTATATCGAAAGAGTTCTCAATGAACGTGTCTATATTTGAATGCGAGTCAACTGGAGGGTCTGAGTGGGTGTTAGAACAGACTATTCACTTAGACGATTTAGCAAATGTGGGACATGCTCTGGACCCCAGGGTCAGTGTTGATAGTAACTTGTGTGTATATAGCAAGTCAGATTTGTACCTTAACAAAGACCATCACCTGACtccaaatataaaacattttgttcacCTTGACTGGTTATCCAAAGAAGACGGCTCACACATACTGACTGTGGGGGTTGGATCCAGCATATTGATGTATGGCAGAATTTCTGGCATTGTAAATGAACAAACCAGCAGCAAAGATGGTGTTGCTGTGATTACTCTACCACTAGGTGGAAGCATTAAGCAAGGAATAAAATCCAAGTGGATCCTTCTGAGATCCGTGGACTTGGTATCCTCAGTGGATGGCAAACCTTCCTTACCAGTGTCACTGTCTTGGGTAAGGGATGGGATACTAGTAATAGGAATGGACTGCGAAATGCATGTCTATGCCCAGTGGAAACAAGACAAGAAACGCTGTGGTGAAACTGAGGGTGACAGTCTGTCATCTTCTGAAAACATAGCAGGCCAGGTTGACTCAAGAGGATTTGACACAAAAGCCTGTGCAATGAAACACAGTGTTTTTGATGGACCTGCTACTGCAGGTGATGCTTTCGCAGCTCCTACTGTTCTTCAGGATGGGGGTCTGTTTGAAGCTGCACATTCTCTTTCACCTACTCTTCCCCAGTACCATCCCACGCAACTCTTGGAGCTCATGGACTTAGGGAAAGTTCGCAGAGCAAAAGCCATTCTTTCTCATTTGGTGAAATGCATTGCTGGGGAGGTGGCGATTGTGAGAGATACAGAGGCAGGAGAAGGAGGAGCCAGGCGACACCTTTCTCGGACCATCAGTGTAAGTGGCAGTACAGCGAAGGACACAATCATAGCTGGAAGAGATGGAGTCCGTGACTACACTGAAATTGACTCAATTCCGCCATTGCCATTATACGCCTTGCTGTCTGCTGACTTGGACACGTCCTATAAAATTGCAGACGAAAGTGGAAAAGTGCGCAAAGGCTCAGAGAGTCAACGAAAGCTATCAGGAGATCAATACGAAGACCTGTTTCAGGTTCAAGCTGTGACCACTGATGACTTTGTTAGCTTtgctactgaaaaaaaagaaagcaaatccAGAGTTATTAATTTGTCACAATATGGTCTGACATACTTTGGCCCAGAGCATGCTCGAGTTTTGTCAAGCCATCTGATGCATTCTAGTTTACCAGGGCTAACTCGCCTTGAGCAGATGTTCCTGGTCGCATTGGCTGACACTGTGGCTACAACAAGCACTGAAGTTGGTGGAAGCAGAGAAAAAAGTTGTACAG GAGGGGAAACACTTGATGAATGTGGTCTCCGGTATTTGCTAGCCATGCGCTTGCATACATGTTTGCTGACATCACTACCGCCTTTATACCGATTGCAGCTGTTACACCAAg GTGTTTCTACCTGTCATTTTGCTTGGGCTTTTCACTCTGAGGCAGAAGAAGAAATGCTGAATATGATCCCAGCAATGCAAAGAGGAGATCCACAGTGGCCTGAGTTGCGAGCCATGGGAGTTGGCTGGTGGGTTCGAAATATTAATACACTACGAAGGACCATTGAGAAG GTTGCGAAAGCTGCATTTCAAAGGAAAAATGATCCATTAGATGCTGCATTGTTTTATCTCGCTATAAAGAAGAAAGCAGTTCTTTGGGGGTTGTTTAG GTCTCAGCATGATGATAAGATGACACAGTTTTTCAGCCACAACTTCTATGAAGATAGATGGCgcaaagcagctttaaaaaatgcCTTTTCTTTACTGGGAAAACAGCGCTTTGAGCAGGCTGCAGGCTTCTTTTTACTGGCTGGCTCTTTGAGAGATGCTATTgag GTTTGTCTTGAGAAAATGGAAGACATACAGCTGGCCATGGTTGTTTCACGTCTGTACGAGTCGGATTATGAAGCATCCCCCTCCTACAAGGGTATCCTCAATGAAAGGGTACTAGGCTGTTTAAAAGATGGTTCTGGCTTCATCTGCAGTAAACTACACCCTGATCCTTTCCTGCGCAGTATGTCATTCTGGATAATGAAAGACTACACAAGGGCACTGGATACATTATTAGAGCAGATTCCAAAGGAAGATGATGAAAATCCAG ATGTGATTGTGAAATCTTGCAACCCAGTTGTCTTCAGTTTCTACAATTATTTACGAACCCATCCTCTGCTGATCCGAAGACATTTCACATCACCAGAAGGGTCATTGTCCACCGTAGGACTTACAGCTGAGAAAAGCAATGCCGATGAAATCAATCTTATTGAGAGAAAACTGTTCTTTACAACTGCAAATGCTCACTTTAAAGTGGGTTGCCCTGTACTGGCTCTTGAGGTCCTTTCTAAAATACCAAAAGTCTTTAAAAACACAGGATCCTCTCTAAGCAAAGACACAAATGTTAGCGCATCACAGCCACTAGAAAATGGCGGAAGAGCTAGTGACTTGGATTGGTCACAGACTGGGGCAGCATCCTCTACTCTAGACTGGGGAAGCAGCAGTGAAGCTGCTACTGCTGTTGACTGGAGCCAACCTCTCGTTAAATTGGAAGATGATGGATTGCAGCTCGACTGGGAAAATGACAAAGATGATGAGgaggatgatgaggatgatgttGGTTTAACCATGAAGGATTCCAAATCTGATGAAAagattacaaaacagaaagatGAGTCAATACCAAAACCTCCAGGTCTACTAAGGGGTGATTCTGCCTTCGAATCTGAGGTTGATGTCATTGCAGAACAGCTGAAATTCAGAGCATGTTTGAAAATACTGATGACTGAGCTAAGGACATTGGCTACAGGTTATGAGGTGGATGGAGGGAAGCTCAGGTTTCAGCTTTACAACTGGTTAGAAAAGGAGATCTGGGCACTGCACCAAATCTGTAACTATAAAGTAGAAGGGAAGGATTCCACAAATGAAGTGGACAAATGGAAAGACAGTGATTCAATGGAGCTGGAAGGTGCTGTCTACAAGTCTGATGCTGGGTCGTACGAACGTCACCAATTAGAGCGTCAGAGGTTACAAGCAAAGCAAGAACATACTGAAAGGCGCAAGGGCTGGCTGAGAAAGAATCAGGCACTTCTCCGAGTGTTTCTGAGCTACTGTAGCTTGCATGGTGCACAGGGAGGTGGTGTTGCATCAGTAAGAATGGAGCTCATCTTTTTGTTGCAAGAGTCACAGCAG GAAACCACAGTGAAGCAGCTACAGTCTCCTCTTCCATTACCAACAACACTGCCTTTACTTTCGGCAAGCATAGCTGCAACCAAGACAGTCATTGCCAACCCAGTTTTGCACCTGAGTAACCATATCCATGACATTATGTATACTATAGTTCAGATGGACTCTCCACCTCATCCAAACATTCACGATGACAAG ACTTACACATTACACACTCAGGCAGCCTCACTTTCTGCTTGCATCTATCAAGCGCTCTGTGATAGTCACAGCTACAG CAGTCAGACAGAAACAAGTCAGTTCACAGGAATGATTTATCAAGGCTTATTATTAAGTGAAAGACGGAGATTACGGACGGAAAGCATTGAGGAACATGCAACACCAAGCTCTCTTCCTGCCCAGTGGCCAG GTGTCACATCACTCATTAACCTTGTAAAGTCAGCTCAGGATGAGGATCAGCCCAAGCTGAATGTGTTGCTATGTGAAGCAGTTGTGGCTGTCTACCTCAGTTTGTTGATCCACGGTCTTGCCACCCATTCTAGCAATGAACTTTTTCGATTAGCTGCCCACCCGCTGAATAATAGAATGTGGGCGGCAGTGTTTGGCGGAGGAGCAAAACTGATAGTCAAACCTAAAAGGTCACCAGAAATTGCACCAG CTCCTCCTGCTCGCACAGAAGAAATTGATAAGCATCGTCGTAGATTCAATATGAGAATGCTAGTGCCTGGCAGGCCAGTGAAAGAAACTGTGGTTCCTCCACCTGTACCTGCAGAGAGGCCAACCTACAAAGAGAAGTTTGTCCCCCCAGAACTCAGCATGTGGGATTACTTTGTAGCAAAA CCATTTCTTCCTCTTTCTGATAGTGGTGCTTTGTATGATTCCGATGAAAGTCTTCCAAgcgatgatgaggatgatgatgatgcttTCCTTTCCGACACTCAAATAACGGAGCACTTGGATCCTAATTCATACAG TTGGGCACTGTTGCGATTAGTACTGGTCAAGCTGGCTCTACACAATGTGAAGAATTTCTTTCCTGTTGCAGGACTGGAGTTTTCAG AACTTCCTGTAACCTCACCTTTGGGCAATGGTGTTATAAAAACTTTGGAAAACTGGGAGCAGATTCTTCTTGAAAAAATTAACAAGTTTGACGGCCCTCCGCCAAATTACATAAACACCTATCCAAGTGACGTCAGTTCTGGAGGGGGACCAGCGATACTAAGACACAAAGCCATGCTTGAACCAGACAACACCCCTTTCAA GGCTAAGCATTATTTAGCTTTTCCTGTTAAACGGCTGTGGCATTTCCTTGTGAAACAAGACGTTCTTCAAGACACACTTATTCGCTACATTTTCACCAGAAAGAGGAAGCAGAGTGAG GTGGAGGCGGACCTTGGTTATCCAGGTGGAAAAGCTAAAGTCATTCACAAGGAATCAGATATTATAATGGCCTTTGCAGTCAataag GCCAGTAATAATGAAATTGTGCTAGCATCTACACATGATGTGCAGGAAATTGATGTCTCTACTCTTTTAGCTGCACAACCATACACCTGGATTGGAGAGGAGTTTGACAAAGAGTCCAGAAG CTCCGATGATCTTGATCATCGCTCCTCCCATACAAACATTGCCCAGGCAAGTGCACCTCCATTTGCACCCAGTCAAATCCCTGCGTCTGCATCGATGCCCTGGTTAGGCAGCGGGCAAACAAGCACAGGCGCTAATGTG ATCATGAAAAGAAATTTGAATAATGTGAAAAGAATGACATCACATCCAGTTTACCAGTACT atttaactGGAGCCCAGGATGGAAGTGTACGGATGTTTGAGTGGGGTCGTCCACAGCAACTTGCATGTTTTCGCCAAGCTGGCAATGCAAGGGTTACACGATTGTACTTCAATTCCCAAGGCAACAAG TGTGGGGTTGCGGACGGAGAAGGGTTTTTGAGCCTTTGGCAAGTTAACCAAACTGCATCAAATCCAAAACCTTATTTG AGCTGGCAGTGTCACAGTAAAGCCACAAGTGACTTTGCCTTCCTCACCTCCTCAAGCCTCATAGCCACAACCGGACAATCCAATGATAACAG AAATGTGTGTTTATGGGATACTCTAGTTTCACCAAATAATAGTCTGGTACATG ctTTCCCTTGTCACGACAATGGGGCCACAGTTCTTCAGTATGCACCCAGGCAACAGCTCGTCATCTCTGGAGGCAGGAAAGGCTTCATCTGCATTTTTGACATCAGACAGAGACAGCTGCTTCACACCTTTCAAGCACATGATTCTGCTGTTAAAGCTCTCGCAATGGACTCCACTGAGGACTACTTTATCACTGGCTCCGCAGAAGGAAACATGAAG GTGTGGAAATTAACAGGCCATGGgttgatttattcatttacacATGAACATGCCAAGCAGTCCATATTCAGAAACATTGGTGCTGGGGTCGTGAAAATTGAAACTGGGCCAGGAAATCGCATCTTTACATGTGGAGCAGATGGAACTCTGAAAATGAGGGTTTTGCCTGACCGCTACAATGTACCTGCTAGTATATTTGACATCCTGTAA